From Megalobrama amblycephala isolate DHTTF-2021 linkage group LG8, ASM1881202v1, whole genome shotgun sequence, the proteins below share one genomic window:
- the mier1a gene encoding mesoderm induction early response protein 1a isoform X3, whose product MAEPSLSGSGAEGADPVVQDEDRDFDPSADMLVHDFDDEQTLEEEEKLEGETNFNTEIDDLTREGEMPIEELLKLYGYSAGGSPEEEDGDVQEEDSSDNTCSSHSKLKEEEEEEEEERRELSDQDDEDVQSSSDEPPSSSVSHSTAQLICPRPSNYFEGDVEESEDDDYIPSEDWKKEIMVGSMYQAETPVGLCKYKDNEKVYENDDQLLWNPELLPEEKVVEFLAEASKRSGEESGVHAIPEGSHIKDNEQALYELFKCNFDAEEALRRLKFNVKSAKEEMSVWTEEECRGFEQGLKAYGKDFSLVQANKVRTRSVGECVAFYYMWKKSERYDFFAQQTKLGKRKYSLRPGVLDYMERILDERESSESSGSSFQPPTTSNNSKHPSEPESDSDAQNGVGNHSSEDLLSIRDETSQTNGSAMCPDISIANTPPDSIPDTSSPSTQVMEITVKQEEDEHSERPLKRLRTDMDPNSEGSVPHNETEII is encoded by the exons ATGGCGGAG CCCTCCCTAAGTGGTTCTGGCGCCGAAG GAGCAGATCCAGTGGTGCAGGATGAGGACAGAGACTTTGATCCATCAGCAGACATGCTCGTACACGACTTTGATGATGAGCAGACTCTGGAAGAAGAGGAAAAGCTGGAGGGAGAGACAAACTTCAACACCGAAATTGATGACCTAACTCGA GAGGGTGAGATGCCCATCGAGGAGCTTCTGAAATTATATGGCTACAGCGCTGGTGGGTCTCCAGAGGAAGAGGATGGAGATGTTCAAGAGGAGGATTCTTCAGATAATACTTGCAGCAGCCATAGTAAACTCAAA gaggaggaggaggaggaggaggaggagaggcgGGAGCTTTCTGATCAGGATGATGAGGATGTGCAGTCGTCCAGTGATGAGCCTCCGTCCAGCAGTGTCTCTCACAGCACAGCTCAGCTTATATGCCCCCGGCCATCCAATTACTTTGAAG GGGATGTAGAAGAATCTGAAGATGATGATTATATTCCATCTGAAGACTGGAAAAAG GAGATCATGGTTGGTTCAATGTATCAAGCAGAGACTCCTGTTGGCCTGTGTAAATATAAGGACAATGAAAAAG TTTATGAGAATGACGATCAGCTTTTGTGGAATCCAGAGTTACTTCCAGAGGAAAAGGTTGTAGAGTTTTTAGCCGAAGCCTCTAAACGCAGTGGAGAAGAGTCTGGTGTCCATGCCATTCCTGAAGGATCACACATCAAAGACAATGAACAG GCTCTTTATGAATTGTTTAAATGCAACTTTGATGCAGAAGAAGCTTTAAGAAGATTAAAATTTAATGTGAAATCTGCCAAAG AGGAAATGTCAGTTTGGACGGAAGAGGAGTGTCGAGGTTTTGAGCAAGGACTCAAAGCTTACGGGAAAGATTTCAGCTTAGTACAAGCAAATAAG GTGAGAACTAGATCTGTAGGAGAATGTGTGGCCTTTTATTACATGTGGAAGAAATCTGAGCGTTATGATTTCTTTGCGCAGCAAACCAAGCTTGGAAAAAGAAAATACAGCCTTCGTCCCGGTGTCTT GGATTATATGGAGCGTATTTTGGATGAGAGGGAGAGCTCCGAGTCCAGTGGATCTTCGTTTCAACCTCCCACCACTTCAAACAACAGCAAACACCCATCAGAGCCAGAGAGTGACTCAGACGCTCAGAATG GCGTAGGGAACCATTCCTCCGAGGACCTTCTTAGCATCAGAGATGAGACATCTCAGACAAACGGCTCTGCCATGTGTCCAGATATTTCCATAGCAAACACACCACCTGACTCCATCCCTGACACCAGCAGCCCAAGCACACAAGTCATGGAGATCACAGTCAAACAGGAGGAAGATGAACACTCTGAACGACCTCTGAAAAGGCTTAGGACTGACATGGACCCTAACAGTGAAGGCTCTGTCCCCCATAATGAAACAGAAATCATCTGA
- the mier1a gene encoding mesoderm induction early response protein 1a isoform X8, which yields MLVHDFDDEQTLEEEEKLEGETNFNTEIDDLTREGEMPIEELLKLYGYSAGGSPEEEDGDVQEEDSSDNTCSSHSKLKEEEEEEEEEEEERRELSDQDDEDVQSSSDEPPSSSVSHSTAQLICPRPSNYFEGDVEESEDDDYIPSEDWKKEIMVGSMYQAETPVGLCKYKDNEKVYENDDQLLWNPELLPEEKVVEFLAEASKRSGEESGVHAIPEGSHIKDNEQALYELFKCNFDAEEALRRLKFNVKSAKEEMSVWTEEECRGFEQGLKAYGKDFSLVQANKVRTRSVGECVAFYYMWKKSERYDFFAQQTKLGKRKYSLRPGVLDYMERILDERESSESSGSSFQPPTTSNNSKHPSEPESDSDAQNGVGNHSSEDLLSIRDETSQTNGSAMCPDISIANTPPDSIPDTSSPSTQVMEITVKQEEDEHSERPLKRLRTDMDPNSEGSVPHNETEII from the exons ATGCTCGTACACGACTTTGATGATGAGCAGACTCTGGAAGAAGAGGAAAAGCTGGAGGGAGAGACAAACTTCAACACCGAAATTGATGACCTAACTCGA GAGGGTGAGATGCCCATCGAGGAGCTTCTGAAATTATATGGCTACAGCGCTGGTGGGTCTCCAGAGGAAGAGGATGGAGATGTTCAAGAGGAGGATTCTTCAGATAATACTTGCAGCAGCCATAGTAAACTCAAA gaggaggaggaggaggaggaggaggaggaggaggagaggcgGGAGCTTTCTGATCAGGATGATGAGGATGTGCAGTCGTCCAGTGATGAGCCTCCGTCCAGCAGTGTCTCTCACAGCACAGCTCAGCTTATATGCCCCCGGCCATCCAATTACTTTGAAG GGGATGTAGAAGAATCTGAAGATGATGATTATATTCCATCTGAAGACTGGAAAAAG GAGATCATGGTTGGTTCAATGTATCAAGCAGAGACTCCTGTTGGCCTGTGTAAATATAAGGACAATGAAAAAG TTTATGAGAATGACGATCAGCTTTTGTGGAATCCAGAGTTACTTCCAGAGGAAAAGGTTGTAGAGTTTTTAGCCGAAGCCTCTAAACGCAGTGGAGAAGAGTCTGGTGTCCATGCCATTCCTGAAGGATCACACATCAAAGACAATGAACAG GCTCTTTATGAATTGTTTAAATGCAACTTTGATGCAGAAGAAGCTTTAAGAAGATTAAAATTTAATGTGAAATCTGCCAAAG AGGAAATGTCAGTTTGGACGGAAGAGGAGTGTCGAGGTTTTGAGCAAGGACTCAAAGCTTACGGGAAAGATTTCAGCTTAGTACAAGCAAATAAG GTGAGAACTAGATCTGTAGGAGAATGTGTGGCCTTTTATTACATGTGGAAGAAATCTGAGCGTTATGATTTCTTTGCGCAGCAAACCAAGCTTGGAAAAAGAAAATACAGCCTTCGTCCCGGTGTCTT GGATTATATGGAGCGTATTTTGGATGAGAGGGAGAGCTCCGAGTCCAGTGGATCTTCGTTTCAACCTCCCACCACTTCAAACAACAGCAAACACCCATCAGAGCCAGAGAGTGACTCAGACGCTCAGAATG GCGTAGGGAACCATTCCTCCGAGGACCTTCTTAGCATCAGAGATGAGACATCTCAGACAAACGGCTCTGCCATGTGTCCAGATATTTCCATAGCAAACACACCACCTGACTCCATCCCTGACACCAGCAGCCCAAGCACACAAGTCATGGAGATCACAGTCAAACAGGAGGAAGATGAACACTCTGAACGACCTCTGAAAAGGCTTAGGACTGACATGGACCCTAACAGTGAAGGCTCTGTCCCCCATAATGAAACAGAAATCATCTGA
- the mier1a gene encoding mesoderm induction early response protein 1a isoform X1, with protein sequence MAEPSLSGSGAEGADPVVQDEDRDFDPSADMLVHDFDDEQTLEEEEKLEGETNFNTEIDDLTREGEMPIEELLKLYGYSAGGSPEEEDGDVQEEDSSDNTCSSHSKLKEEEEEEEEEEEERRELSDQDDEDVQSSSDEPPSSSVSHSTAQLICPRPSNYFEGDVEESEDDDYIPSEDWKKEIMVGSMYQAETPVGLCKYKDNEKVYENDDQLLWNPELLPEEKVVEFLAEASKRSGEESGVHAIPEGSHIKDNEQALYELFKCNFDAEEALRRLKFNVKSAKEEMSVWTEEECRGFEQGLKAYGKDFSLVQANKVRTRSVGECVAFYYMWKKSERYDFFAQQTKLGKRKYSLRPGVLDYMERILDERESSESSGSSFQPPTTSNNSKHPSEPESDSDAQNGVGNHSSEDLLSIRDETSQTNGSAMCPDISIANTPPDSIPDTSSPSTQVMEITVKQEEDEHSERPLKRLRTDMDPNSEGSVPHNETEII encoded by the exons ATGGCGGAG CCCTCCCTAAGTGGTTCTGGCGCCGAAG GAGCAGATCCAGTGGTGCAGGATGAGGACAGAGACTTTGATCCATCAGCAGACATGCTCGTACACGACTTTGATGATGAGCAGACTCTGGAAGAAGAGGAAAAGCTGGAGGGAGAGACAAACTTCAACACCGAAATTGATGACCTAACTCGA GAGGGTGAGATGCCCATCGAGGAGCTTCTGAAATTATATGGCTACAGCGCTGGTGGGTCTCCAGAGGAAGAGGATGGAGATGTTCAAGAGGAGGATTCTTCAGATAATACTTGCAGCAGCCATAGTAAACTCAAA gaggaggaggaggaggaggaggaggaggaggaggagaggcgGGAGCTTTCTGATCAGGATGATGAGGATGTGCAGTCGTCCAGTGATGAGCCTCCGTCCAGCAGTGTCTCTCACAGCACAGCTCAGCTTATATGCCCCCGGCCATCCAATTACTTTGAAG GGGATGTAGAAGAATCTGAAGATGATGATTATATTCCATCTGAAGACTGGAAAAAG GAGATCATGGTTGGTTCAATGTATCAAGCAGAGACTCCTGTTGGCCTGTGTAAATATAAGGACAATGAAAAAG TTTATGAGAATGACGATCAGCTTTTGTGGAATCCAGAGTTACTTCCAGAGGAAAAGGTTGTAGAGTTTTTAGCCGAAGCCTCTAAACGCAGTGGAGAAGAGTCTGGTGTCCATGCCATTCCTGAAGGATCACACATCAAAGACAATGAACAG GCTCTTTATGAATTGTTTAAATGCAACTTTGATGCAGAAGAAGCTTTAAGAAGATTAAAATTTAATGTGAAATCTGCCAAAG AGGAAATGTCAGTTTGGACGGAAGAGGAGTGTCGAGGTTTTGAGCAAGGACTCAAAGCTTACGGGAAAGATTTCAGCTTAGTACAAGCAAATAAG GTGAGAACTAGATCTGTAGGAGAATGTGTGGCCTTTTATTACATGTGGAAGAAATCTGAGCGTTATGATTTCTTTGCGCAGCAAACCAAGCTTGGAAAAAGAAAATACAGCCTTCGTCCCGGTGTCTT GGATTATATGGAGCGTATTTTGGATGAGAGGGAGAGCTCCGAGTCCAGTGGATCTTCGTTTCAACCTCCCACCACTTCAAACAACAGCAAACACCCATCAGAGCCAGAGAGTGACTCAGACGCTCAGAATG GCGTAGGGAACCATTCCTCCGAGGACCTTCTTAGCATCAGAGATGAGACATCTCAGACAAACGGCTCTGCCATGTGTCCAGATATTTCCATAGCAAACACACCACCTGACTCCATCCCTGACACCAGCAGCCCAAGCACACAAGTCATGGAGATCACAGTCAAACAGGAGGAAGATGAACACTCTGAACGACCTCTGAAAAGGCTTAGGACTGACATGGACCCTAACAGTGAAGGCTCTGTCCCCCATAATGAAACAGAAATCATCTGA
- the mier1a gene encoding mesoderm induction early response protein 1a isoform X2 — MAEPSLSGSGAEGADPVVQDEDRDFDPSADMLVHDFDDEQTLEEEEKLEGETNFNTEIDDLTREGEMPIEELLKLYGYSAGGSPEEEDGDVQEEDSSDNTCSSHSKLKEEEEEEEEEEERRELSDQDDEDVQSSSDEPPSSSVSHSTAQLICPRPSNYFEGDVEESEDDDYIPSEDWKKEIMVGSMYQAETPVGLCKYKDNEKVYENDDQLLWNPELLPEEKVVEFLAEASKRSGEESGVHAIPEGSHIKDNEQALYELFKCNFDAEEALRRLKFNVKSAKEEMSVWTEEECRGFEQGLKAYGKDFSLVQANKVRTRSVGECVAFYYMWKKSERYDFFAQQTKLGKRKYSLRPGVLDYMERILDERESSESSGSSFQPPTTSNNSKHPSEPESDSDAQNGVGNHSSEDLLSIRDETSQTNGSAMCPDISIANTPPDSIPDTSSPSTQVMEITVKQEEDEHSERPLKRLRTDMDPNSEGSVPHNETEII; from the exons ATGGCGGAG CCCTCCCTAAGTGGTTCTGGCGCCGAAG GAGCAGATCCAGTGGTGCAGGATGAGGACAGAGACTTTGATCCATCAGCAGACATGCTCGTACACGACTTTGATGATGAGCAGACTCTGGAAGAAGAGGAAAAGCTGGAGGGAGAGACAAACTTCAACACCGAAATTGATGACCTAACTCGA GAGGGTGAGATGCCCATCGAGGAGCTTCTGAAATTATATGGCTACAGCGCTGGTGGGTCTCCAGAGGAAGAGGATGGAGATGTTCAAGAGGAGGATTCTTCAGATAATACTTGCAGCAGCCATAGTAAACTCAAA gaggaggaggaggaggaggaggaggaggaggagaggcgGGAGCTTTCTGATCAGGATGATGAGGATGTGCAGTCGTCCAGTGATGAGCCTCCGTCCAGCAGTGTCTCTCACAGCACAGCTCAGCTTATATGCCCCCGGCCATCCAATTACTTTGAAG GGGATGTAGAAGAATCTGAAGATGATGATTATATTCCATCTGAAGACTGGAAAAAG GAGATCATGGTTGGTTCAATGTATCAAGCAGAGACTCCTGTTGGCCTGTGTAAATATAAGGACAATGAAAAAG TTTATGAGAATGACGATCAGCTTTTGTGGAATCCAGAGTTACTTCCAGAGGAAAAGGTTGTAGAGTTTTTAGCCGAAGCCTCTAAACGCAGTGGAGAAGAGTCTGGTGTCCATGCCATTCCTGAAGGATCACACATCAAAGACAATGAACAG GCTCTTTATGAATTGTTTAAATGCAACTTTGATGCAGAAGAAGCTTTAAGAAGATTAAAATTTAATGTGAAATCTGCCAAAG AGGAAATGTCAGTTTGGACGGAAGAGGAGTGTCGAGGTTTTGAGCAAGGACTCAAAGCTTACGGGAAAGATTTCAGCTTAGTACAAGCAAATAAG GTGAGAACTAGATCTGTAGGAGAATGTGTGGCCTTTTATTACATGTGGAAGAAATCTGAGCGTTATGATTTCTTTGCGCAGCAAACCAAGCTTGGAAAAAGAAAATACAGCCTTCGTCCCGGTGTCTT GGATTATATGGAGCGTATTTTGGATGAGAGGGAGAGCTCCGAGTCCAGTGGATCTTCGTTTCAACCTCCCACCACTTCAAACAACAGCAAACACCCATCAGAGCCAGAGAGTGACTCAGACGCTCAGAATG GCGTAGGGAACCATTCCTCCGAGGACCTTCTTAGCATCAGAGATGAGACATCTCAGACAAACGGCTCTGCCATGTGTCCAGATATTTCCATAGCAAACACACCACCTGACTCCATCCCTGACACCAGCAGCCCAAGCACACAAGTCATGGAGATCACAGTCAAACAGGAGGAAGATGAACACTCTGAACGACCTCTGAAAAGGCTTAGGACTGACATGGACCCTAACAGTGAAGGCTCTGTCCCCCATAATGAAACAGAAATCATCTGA
- the mier1a gene encoding mesoderm induction early response protein 1a isoform X4 yields MAEPSLSGSGAEGADPVVQDEDRDFDPSADMLVHDFDDEQTLEEEEKLEGETNFNTEIDDLTREGEMPIEELLKLYGYSAGGSPEEEDGDVQEEDSSDNTCSSHSKLKEEEEEEEERRELSDQDDEDVQSSSDEPPSSSVSHSTAQLICPRPSNYFEGDVEESEDDDYIPSEDWKKEIMVGSMYQAETPVGLCKYKDNEKVYENDDQLLWNPELLPEEKVVEFLAEASKRSGEESGVHAIPEGSHIKDNEQALYELFKCNFDAEEALRRLKFNVKSAKEEMSVWTEEECRGFEQGLKAYGKDFSLVQANKVRTRSVGECVAFYYMWKKSERYDFFAQQTKLGKRKYSLRPGVLDYMERILDERESSESSGSSFQPPTTSNNSKHPSEPESDSDAQNGVGNHSSEDLLSIRDETSQTNGSAMCPDISIANTPPDSIPDTSSPSTQVMEITVKQEEDEHSERPLKRLRTDMDPNSEGSVPHNETEII; encoded by the exons ATGGCGGAG CCCTCCCTAAGTGGTTCTGGCGCCGAAG GAGCAGATCCAGTGGTGCAGGATGAGGACAGAGACTTTGATCCATCAGCAGACATGCTCGTACACGACTTTGATGATGAGCAGACTCTGGAAGAAGAGGAAAAGCTGGAGGGAGAGACAAACTTCAACACCGAAATTGATGACCTAACTCGA GAGGGTGAGATGCCCATCGAGGAGCTTCTGAAATTATATGGCTACAGCGCTGGTGGGTCTCCAGAGGAAGAGGATGGAGATGTTCAAGAGGAGGATTCTTCAGATAATACTTGCAGCAGCCATAGTAAACTCAAA gaggaggaggaggaggaggaggagaggcgGGAGCTTTCTGATCAGGATGATGAGGATGTGCAGTCGTCCAGTGATGAGCCTCCGTCCAGCAGTGTCTCTCACAGCACAGCTCAGCTTATATGCCCCCGGCCATCCAATTACTTTGAAG GGGATGTAGAAGAATCTGAAGATGATGATTATATTCCATCTGAAGACTGGAAAAAG GAGATCATGGTTGGTTCAATGTATCAAGCAGAGACTCCTGTTGGCCTGTGTAAATATAAGGACAATGAAAAAG TTTATGAGAATGACGATCAGCTTTTGTGGAATCCAGAGTTACTTCCAGAGGAAAAGGTTGTAGAGTTTTTAGCCGAAGCCTCTAAACGCAGTGGAGAAGAGTCTGGTGTCCATGCCATTCCTGAAGGATCACACATCAAAGACAATGAACAG GCTCTTTATGAATTGTTTAAATGCAACTTTGATGCAGAAGAAGCTTTAAGAAGATTAAAATTTAATGTGAAATCTGCCAAAG AGGAAATGTCAGTTTGGACGGAAGAGGAGTGTCGAGGTTTTGAGCAAGGACTCAAAGCTTACGGGAAAGATTTCAGCTTAGTACAAGCAAATAAG GTGAGAACTAGATCTGTAGGAGAATGTGTGGCCTTTTATTACATGTGGAAGAAATCTGAGCGTTATGATTTCTTTGCGCAGCAAACCAAGCTTGGAAAAAGAAAATACAGCCTTCGTCCCGGTGTCTT GGATTATATGGAGCGTATTTTGGATGAGAGGGAGAGCTCCGAGTCCAGTGGATCTTCGTTTCAACCTCCCACCACTTCAAACAACAGCAAACACCCATCAGAGCCAGAGAGTGACTCAGACGCTCAGAATG GCGTAGGGAACCATTCCTCCGAGGACCTTCTTAGCATCAGAGATGAGACATCTCAGACAAACGGCTCTGCCATGTGTCCAGATATTTCCATAGCAAACACACCACCTGACTCCATCCCTGACACCAGCAGCCCAAGCACACAAGTCATGGAGATCACAGTCAAACAGGAGGAAGATGAACACTCTGAACGACCTCTGAAAAGGCTTAGGACTGACATGGACCCTAACAGTGAAGGCTCTGTCCCCCATAATGAAACAGAAATCATCTGA
- the mier1a gene encoding mesoderm induction early response protein 1a isoform X6, with protein MAEPSLSGSGAEGADPVVQDEDRDFDPSADMLVHDFDDEQTLEEEEKLEGETNFNTEIDDLTREGEMPIEELLKLYGYSAGGSPEEEDGDVQEEDSSDNTCSSHSKLKEEERRELSDQDDEDVQSSSDEPPSSSVSHSTAQLICPRPSNYFEGDVEESEDDDYIPSEDWKKEIMVGSMYQAETPVGLCKYKDNEKVYENDDQLLWNPELLPEEKVVEFLAEASKRSGEESGVHAIPEGSHIKDNEQALYELFKCNFDAEEALRRLKFNVKSAKEEMSVWTEEECRGFEQGLKAYGKDFSLVQANKVRTRSVGECVAFYYMWKKSERYDFFAQQTKLGKRKYSLRPGVLDYMERILDERESSESSGSSFQPPTTSNNSKHPSEPESDSDAQNGVGNHSSEDLLSIRDETSQTNGSAMCPDISIANTPPDSIPDTSSPSTQVMEITVKQEEDEHSERPLKRLRTDMDPNSEGSVPHNETEII; from the exons ATGGCGGAG CCCTCCCTAAGTGGTTCTGGCGCCGAAG GAGCAGATCCAGTGGTGCAGGATGAGGACAGAGACTTTGATCCATCAGCAGACATGCTCGTACACGACTTTGATGATGAGCAGACTCTGGAAGAAGAGGAAAAGCTGGAGGGAGAGACAAACTTCAACACCGAAATTGATGACCTAACTCGA GAGGGTGAGATGCCCATCGAGGAGCTTCTGAAATTATATGGCTACAGCGCTGGTGGGTCTCCAGAGGAAGAGGATGGAGATGTTCAAGAGGAGGATTCTTCAGATAATACTTGCAGCAGCCATAGTAAACTCAAA gaggaggagaggcgGGAGCTTTCTGATCAGGATGATGAGGATGTGCAGTCGTCCAGTGATGAGCCTCCGTCCAGCAGTGTCTCTCACAGCACAGCTCAGCTTATATGCCCCCGGCCATCCAATTACTTTGAAG GGGATGTAGAAGAATCTGAAGATGATGATTATATTCCATCTGAAGACTGGAAAAAG GAGATCATGGTTGGTTCAATGTATCAAGCAGAGACTCCTGTTGGCCTGTGTAAATATAAGGACAATGAAAAAG TTTATGAGAATGACGATCAGCTTTTGTGGAATCCAGAGTTACTTCCAGAGGAAAAGGTTGTAGAGTTTTTAGCCGAAGCCTCTAAACGCAGTGGAGAAGAGTCTGGTGTCCATGCCATTCCTGAAGGATCACACATCAAAGACAATGAACAG GCTCTTTATGAATTGTTTAAATGCAACTTTGATGCAGAAGAAGCTTTAAGAAGATTAAAATTTAATGTGAAATCTGCCAAAG AGGAAATGTCAGTTTGGACGGAAGAGGAGTGTCGAGGTTTTGAGCAAGGACTCAAAGCTTACGGGAAAGATTTCAGCTTAGTACAAGCAAATAAG GTGAGAACTAGATCTGTAGGAGAATGTGTGGCCTTTTATTACATGTGGAAGAAATCTGAGCGTTATGATTTCTTTGCGCAGCAAACCAAGCTTGGAAAAAGAAAATACAGCCTTCGTCCCGGTGTCTT GGATTATATGGAGCGTATTTTGGATGAGAGGGAGAGCTCCGAGTCCAGTGGATCTTCGTTTCAACCTCCCACCACTTCAAACAACAGCAAACACCCATCAGAGCCAGAGAGTGACTCAGACGCTCAGAATG GCGTAGGGAACCATTCCTCCGAGGACCTTCTTAGCATCAGAGATGAGACATCTCAGACAAACGGCTCTGCCATGTGTCCAGATATTTCCATAGCAAACACACCACCTGACTCCATCCCTGACACCAGCAGCCCAAGCACACAAGTCATGGAGATCACAGTCAAACAGGAGGAAGATGAACACTCTGAACGACCTCTGAAAAGGCTTAGGACTGACATGGACCCTAACAGTGAAGGCTCTGTCCCCCATAATGAAACAGAAATCATCTGA
- the mier1a gene encoding mesoderm induction early response protein 1a isoform X7 translates to MAEPSLSGSGAEGADPVVQDEDRDFDPSADMLVHDFDDEQTLEEEEKLEGETNFNTEIDDLTREGEMPIEELLKLYGYSAGGSPEEEDGDVQEEDSSDNTCSSHSKLKEEEEEEEEEEEERRELSDQDDEDVQSSSDEPPSSSVSHSTAQLICPRPSNYFEGDVEESEDDDYIPSEDWKKEIMVGSMYQAETPVGLCKYKDNEKVYENDDQLLWNPELLPEEKVVEFLAEASKRSGEESGVHAIPEGSHIKDNEQALYELFKCNFDAEEALRRLKFNVKSAKEEMSVWTEEECRGFEQGLKAYGKDFSLVQANKQTKLGKRKYSLRPGVLDYMERILDERESSESSGSSFQPPTTSNNSKHPSEPESDSDAQNGVGNHSSEDLLSIRDETSQTNGSAMCPDISIANTPPDSIPDTSSPSTQVMEITVKQEEDEHSERPLKRLRTDMDPNSEGSVPHNETEII, encoded by the exons ATGGCGGAG CCCTCCCTAAGTGGTTCTGGCGCCGAAG GAGCAGATCCAGTGGTGCAGGATGAGGACAGAGACTTTGATCCATCAGCAGACATGCTCGTACACGACTTTGATGATGAGCAGACTCTGGAAGAAGAGGAAAAGCTGGAGGGAGAGACAAACTTCAACACCGAAATTGATGACCTAACTCGA GAGGGTGAGATGCCCATCGAGGAGCTTCTGAAATTATATGGCTACAGCGCTGGTGGGTCTCCAGAGGAAGAGGATGGAGATGTTCAAGAGGAGGATTCTTCAGATAATACTTGCAGCAGCCATAGTAAACTCAAA gaggaggaggaggaggaggaggaggaggaggaggagaggcgGGAGCTTTCTGATCAGGATGATGAGGATGTGCAGTCGTCCAGTGATGAGCCTCCGTCCAGCAGTGTCTCTCACAGCACAGCTCAGCTTATATGCCCCCGGCCATCCAATTACTTTGAAG GGGATGTAGAAGAATCTGAAGATGATGATTATATTCCATCTGAAGACTGGAAAAAG GAGATCATGGTTGGTTCAATGTATCAAGCAGAGACTCCTGTTGGCCTGTGTAAATATAAGGACAATGAAAAAG TTTATGAGAATGACGATCAGCTTTTGTGGAATCCAGAGTTACTTCCAGAGGAAAAGGTTGTAGAGTTTTTAGCCGAAGCCTCTAAACGCAGTGGAGAAGAGTCTGGTGTCCATGCCATTCCTGAAGGATCACACATCAAAGACAATGAACAG GCTCTTTATGAATTGTTTAAATGCAACTTTGATGCAGAAGAAGCTTTAAGAAGATTAAAATTTAATGTGAAATCTGCCAAAG AGGAAATGTCAGTTTGGACGGAAGAGGAGTGTCGAGGTTTTGAGCAAGGACTCAAAGCTTACGGGAAAGATTTCAGCTTAGTACAAGCAAATAAG CAAACCAAGCTTGGAAAAAGAAAATACAGCCTTCGTCCCGGTGTCTT GGATTATATGGAGCGTATTTTGGATGAGAGGGAGAGCTCCGAGTCCAGTGGATCTTCGTTTCAACCTCCCACCACTTCAAACAACAGCAAACACCCATCAGAGCCAGAGAGTGACTCAGACGCTCAGAATG GCGTAGGGAACCATTCCTCCGAGGACCTTCTTAGCATCAGAGATGAGACATCTCAGACAAACGGCTCTGCCATGTGTCCAGATATTTCCATAGCAAACACACCACCTGACTCCATCCCTGACACCAGCAGCCCAAGCACACAAGTCATGGAGATCACAGTCAAACAGGAGGAAGATGAACACTCTGAACGACCTCTGAAAAGGCTTAGGACTGACATGGACCCTAACAGTGAAGGCTCTGTCCCCCATAATGAAACAGAAATCATCTGA